A window of Streptomyces caniferus contains these coding sequences:
- a CDS encoding phosphocholine-specific phospholipase C, with amino-acid sequence MAPGISRRRLLGVGAATAGAAAAGSLLPPSLRQALAADAARPARGGNGLADLRHVVVLMQENRSFDHYFGTLRGVRGYADRNAVHLPGGRSVFEQPGLLGLGTVLPFPVRGAAAAQHKDLQYIGALDHGWDGGSRAWNGGWMNNWVNAKSPATMAYYTRQDVPLHYELADTFTVCDAYHSSIHSSTSPNRNHLVSGWTGYEPDGKRAVGNDAYAEDLHPGYTWTTYPERLEKAGRSWRVYQEWDNFTDNNLEFYAHFKAIARKALAKVSGVQNMTGYYGKLAAADEAGRPRLRALLEEGVNGLGSAERSLFERALRRGEPGNTAAAFVADVAHDRLPEVSYLVPSAADSEHPGSSSPAQSATLVHRVLDALGSHPDVWRHTALFLTYDENDGFFDHVPPPVPPAGTAGEFWDGRPTGLGMRVPMLVISPWTVGGYACSQVFDHTSITRFLERWTGVEEPNISPWRRTVCGDLTAAFDFSRGRGKPSVRPPGEVPPFSGRWLPWPPFEQAQPRQEHGSRPARALPYQPDADGGFDPAAAVFRLAVRNDGEASAHLALHPYAKEFAAPQHRDVQGKGEWAVPVKDGAYRFTVTGPNGFRREFAGTGRGAAAAVAVGTRIDARRRELHLTLTNPGRTDLTFTLEPLAYADTAPRTLKVRAGAVRTVAHRAGDAHGWYDLALSAAEDPSFHRRLMGHVENGRESVTG; translated from the coding sequence ATGGCACCTGGGATATCTCGCAGACGCTTACTGGGAGTCGGGGCGGCGACGGCGGGCGCGGCGGCGGCCGGATCGCTGCTGCCGCCGTCGTTGCGGCAGGCGCTGGCGGCCGACGCGGCACGGCCGGCGCGCGGCGGCAACGGGCTCGCGGACCTCCGGCATGTGGTCGTGCTGATGCAGGAGAACCGCTCCTTCGACCACTATTTCGGCACGCTGCGCGGCGTACGCGGCTACGCCGACCGCAATGCCGTCCACCTGCCCGGCGGCCGGAGCGTGTTCGAGCAGCCCGGACTCCTGGGCCTCGGGACCGTGCTGCCGTTCCCGGTGCGCGGAGCGGCCGCGGCGCAGCACAAGGACCTGCAGTACATCGGCGCGCTCGACCACGGCTGGGACGGCGGGTCCCGGGCGTGGAACGGCGGCTGGATGAACAACTGGGTCAACGCCAAGTCCCCCGCCACGATGGCGTACTACACCCGGCAGGACGTCCCGCTGCACTACGAGCTCGCGGACACCTTCACCGTCTGCGACGCCTACCACTCCTCGATCCACTCCTCCACCAGCCCCAACCGCAACCACCTGGTGAGCGGCTGGACGGGCTATGAGCCGGACGGCAAGCGCGCCGTGGGCAACGACGCGTACGCGGAGGACCTCCACCCCGGCTACACCTGGACCACCTACCCCGAGCGGCTGGAGAAGGCCGGCCGCAGCTGGCGGGTCTACCAGGAGTGGGACAACTTCACCGACAACAACCTGGAGTTCTACGCGCACTTCAAGGCGATCGCGAGGAAGGCCCTGGCCAAGGTGTCCGGGGTGCAGAACATGACCGGCTACTACGGGAAGCTGGCGGCCGCCGACGAGGCCGGGCGGCCGCGGCTGCGGGCGCTGCTGGAGGAGGGCGTGAACGGGCTGGGCAGCGCCGAGCGCAGCCTGTTCGAGCGGGCGCTGCGCCGCGGTGAGCCGGGCAACACGGCGGCCGCCTTCGTCGCGGACGTCGCGCACGACAGGCTGCCCGAGGTGTCCTACCTCGTGCCGTCCGCCGCGGACTCCGAGCACCCCGGTTCGTCCTCGCCGGCCCAGAGCGCCACCCTCGTCCACCGGGTGCTGGACGCGCTCGGCAGTCACCCGGACGTCTGGCGGCACACCGCGCTCTTCCTGACCTACGACGAGAACGACGGGTTCTTCGACCACGTGCCGCCGCCGGTCCCGCCGGCGGGGACGGCCGGCGAATTCTGGGACGGCCGGCCGACCGGTCTGGGCATGCGGGTGCCGATGCTGGTCATCTCGCCGTGGACGGTCGGCGGCTACGCCTGCTCGCAGGTCTTCGACCACACCTCGATCACCCGGTTCCTGGAGCGCTGGACGGGCGTCGAGGAGCCCAACATCAGCCCCTGGCGGCGCACCGTCTGCGGCGATCTGACCGCCGCCTTCGACTTCTCCCGCGGGCGCGGGAAGCCGTCGGTGCGGCCGCCCGGCGAGGTCCCGCCGTTCAGCGGGCGCTGGCTGCCGTGGCCGCCGTTCGAACAGGCCCAGCCGCGGCAGGAACACGGCAGCCGTCCGGCCAGGGCACTGCCGTACCAGCCGGACGCCGACGGCGGCTTCGACCCGGCCGCCGCCGTCTTCCGGCTGGCCGTGCGCAACGACGGCGAGGCCTCCGCGCACCTCGCGCTCCACCCGTACGCGAAGGAGTTCGCCGCCCCGCAGCACCGGGACGTGCAGGGGAAGGGCGAGTGGGCGGTACCGGTCAAGGACGGGGCGTACCGCTTCACGGTGACCGGGCCGAACGGCTTCCGGCGGGAGTTCGCCGGGACGGGGCGGGGCGCCGCCGCGGCCGTCGCGGTCGGCACCCGGATCGACGCCCGGCGCCGGGAGCTCCACCTGACCCTCACCAACCCCGGCCGCACCGACCTGACCTTCACCCTGGAGCCGCTGGCGTACGCGGACACCGCGCCGCGCACCCTGAAAGTGAGGGCCGGCGCCGTCCGCACGGTCGCCCATCGGGCCGGGGACGCGCACGGCTGGTACGACCTCGCCCTCTCGGCCGCCGAGGACCCGTCCTTCCACCGCCGGCTGATGGGCCACGTGGAGAACGGCAGGGAGTCGGTCACCGGCTGA